The following are from one region of the Nymphaea colorata isolate Beijing-Zhang1983 chromosome 7, ASM883128v2, whole genome shotgun sequence genome:
- the LOC116256966 gene encoding flavonoid 3'-monooxygenase-like yields the protein MIGNLIAGPLHLVALLAALWAVVWYFRWRNSQLPPGPTGWPLIGSLLALGAMPHHSIAELAKRYGPILSLRLGTTTVVATCSASAAREFLKHNDANFLSRPLNAAAKHMAYDSHDMVWADYGPKWRSLRKICAVHLFSNNVLDEFRHVREKEVEILAALLARDGKAGKSVEVGEALSVCMTNALGKVLIGRRVLEGEEDAGEFRGMVLEVMQLAGVFNIGDFVPSLDWMDLMGVAKKMKALHRRLDGFLQRIVDEHTCSSGARGQGDVLSVLLRLKDDPVGLDGLDVKLTDTDIKALLFDLFTAGTDTSTSTVEWAIAELIRQPCIQKKVQAELDSVVGRDRLVKESDIPNLTYLQAIVKETFRLHPATPLSLPHIASESCQVAGYHIPKGARLLVNVWAISRDPSIWTDPLEFQPERFMPGSKYEHIDVRGNDFEVIPFGAGRRICPGMSMGIRMVQLMVAALVHGFGWELPAGQLPEKLNMDEAYGITLQRAVPLKIHPKPRLAPSAYLA from the exons ATGATAGGCAATTTAATTGCCGGTCCTCTCCATCTCGTCGCGCTCCTTGCTGCCCTATGGGCGGTGGTATGGTACTTTCGGTGGCGGAACAGCCAACTGCCGCCAGGACCTACCGGCTGGCCCCTGATCGGCAGCCTCCTGGCCCTCGGCGCTATGCCTCACCACTCCATCGCCGAGCTCGCTAAGCGCTACGGCCCCATCCTCTCCCTCCGCCTCGGCACCACTACGGTAGTCGCCACGTGCTCGGCGTCGGCGGCACGTGAGTTCCTGAAGCACAACGACGCCAACTTCTTGTCGCGGCCGCTGAACGCGGCGGCGAAGCACATGGCATACGACTCGCATGACATGGTGTGGGCGGATTACGGGCCGAAGTGGCGGAGCCTGCGGAAGATCTGTGCTGTCCACCTCTTCTCCAACAATGTGCTCGACGAGTTCCGGCACGTTAGGGAGAAGGAGGTGGAGATCCTGGCGGCGTTGCTGGCACGGGACGGCAAGGCTGGGAAGAGCGTCGAGGTGGGGGAGGCGCTGAGCGTGTGCATGACCAACGCACTGGGGAAGGTGCTGATAGGGAGGAGGGTGTTGGAGGGTGAAGAGGATGCCGGAGAGTTCAGGGGGATGGTGCTGGAGGTGATGCAACTGGCGGGGGTGTTTAACATAGGGGACTTTGTGCCGTCGCTGGACTGGATGGACCTCATGGGTGTGGCCAAGAAGATGAAGGCGCTGCACCGGAGGCTCGATGGCTTCTTGCAGAGGATTGTGGATGAGCACACGTGCTCCTCCGGCGCCAGAGGGCAGGGCGACGTTCTCAGCGTTCTTCTGCGTCTGAAGGACGATCCCGTCGGTCTGGATGGCCTGGATGTCAAGCTGACGGATACTGATATTAAAGCCTTGTTattt GATCTGTTCACAGCTGGTACCGACACTTCAACAAGCACGGTAGAATGGGCAATTGCCGAGCTGATCCGGCAGCCCTGCATCCAAAAGAAAGTTCAGGCCGAACTTGATTCAGTTGTCGGTCGGGATCGGCTGGTCAAGGAATCAGATATACCAAACTTGACATATCTGCAGGCAATTGTCAAGGAGACATTCCGCCTACACCCGGCGACGCCACTCTCCCTCCCGCACATTGCTAGCGAGAGCTGCCAGGTTGCTGGCTACCACATCCCCAAGGGTGCGCGCCTCTTAGTCAACGTCTGGGCAATCAGTCGGGACCCCAGCATCTGGACCGATCCACTGGAGTTCCAGCCAGAGAGGTTCATGCCTGGATCCAAGTATGAGCACATAGATGTAAGAGGGAATGACTTCGAAGTGATACCATTCGGGGCAGGCCGGAGAATTTGCCCCGGCATGAGTATGGGCATAAGGATGGTGCAACTGATGGTTGCAGCTTTGGTCCATGGGTTCGGCTGGGAGCTGCCAGCCGGTCAACTTCCAGAGAAATTAAATATGGATGAGGCTTACGGAATTACTTTGCAAAGGGCAGTGCCCCTCAAGATACACCCTAAGCCTAGGCTTGCCCCAAGCGCTTACCTTGCTTAG